In the Victivallis sp. Marseille-Q1083 genome, one interval contains:
- a CDS encoding endonuclease/exonuclease/phosphatase family protein — MNKSIVNLHSFLAGRGGYHYLFGVASLRPGGEYGNVVRSKHKLARIGLIDLPSNHYESRSALVVKVLAPNPYYVAGTHLTFEDTPEMETVRVEAIDKIVGYIKAKRLQPVMLMGDLNSPADGKVVARLREHGFVVTNDTVPGELSWPADRPEILLDYMACYPADRVKIINHRVVDEPQVSDHRPVFSTIKFNEKKE, encoded by the coding sequence TTGAACAAATCGATTGTCAATCTACATTCTTTTCTGGCCGGCCGGGGCGGTTATCACTACCTGTTTGGCGTCGCCAGCTTGCGGCCCGGTGGAGAATATGGCAATGTGGTAAGGTCCAAGCACAAGCTTGCGCGCATCGGATTGATTGATTTGCCGTCCAACCATTATGAAAGCCGTTCTGCCCTGGTGGTAAAGGTGTTGGCTCCCAATCCCTATTATGTGGCGGGGACGCATTTGACTTTTGAAGATACGCCGGAGATGGAAACGGTGCGTGTCGAGGCGATTGATAAGATTGTTGGCTACATCAAAGCAAAGCGGTTGCAGCCGGTCATGCTGATGGGAGATTTGAATTCTCCGGCCGACGGCAAAGTTGTTGCCCGGTTGCGGGAACACGGTTTTGTCGTTACGAATGACACGGTTCCCGGCGAATTGTCCTGGCCGGCCGACCGGCCTGAGATCCTGCTTGATTACATGGCATGTTATCCGGCGGATCGGGTCAAGATTATAAATCATCGGGTTGTGGATGAGCCACAGGTTTCAGACCACCGCCCGGTATTTTCCACGATTAAATTCAACGAAAAAAAGGAATGA
- a CDS encoding glycoside hydrolase domain-containing protein has translation MFFKTVIAGLLLSSSTNFTAAISSCTGDNQLVNPGLEAIDPAGFPAGWTAYGDGGKVDDSTAHGGKRSFLASSDTTAVLGLCQTVDYEQPDTRPIFFSGWSRCERTATATYQLQLDIAYEDGTFHYGAYANWRPTAHDWEYAAGFFQPVKPVKQIKLFALIRDGQGGRVWFDDLKLSRNPVPELANLLPNSVQVCSDQPCSDGLLIRAQLGDNRPGWRCRLLAGGEEIAVLDKPAEETLARWHPTDVLFHWHPTDDRRPEEVELTTFNGETAMTFRYAAPSGEAQPDIAALEAWTVPAARRLYPDELKTDGDGTVIDLALARRERENAQLALRLPRRETLDLQIIAGDLVAEDGARFPASAIRCYLGANLWSPTPSFHPGDPHASRPGWTPEPLIPQDSFTLRGGYTQSVWLEFNAAADQPAGLYRGTVEVKSAGQTVAAFPVTLQVYSFELPVRPTMRTAFAQMDGFTRCVWPEITPELRRKLLDIMLDYKLNPDDISRVEPPAVTDLLYARSRGMNAFCVTNLVTPIEEGSEALWVATSPVDAYGDDFNRSIAQRLDDYVGELKRNNLAADGYLYGFDERGPEYDEVIKQTFRFVKERYSELKTLSTARYLYEQCRNQGPEYQDWLDCYCPLSPDYDPQHSAELRRKGKEVWWYVCYDPRYPYANFAAIDYPLIEGRLLAWQGWQFESDGLLYWHMNQDWSFNRQIARWQPFLDWQTTGFVASGDGNLLYPTPDGPVAGIRMISLRDGIEDYEYLAILARLRGRDAVLPHVEAISRSMTDFSRDPVRLEQVRRRIAAEIEAAIPKR, from the coding sequence ATGTTTTTTAAAACTGTCATAGCCGGCCTTCTGCTGTCAAGTTCGACGAATTTCACGGCAGCCATATCGTCGTGTACCGGCGACAACCAGTTGGTCAACCCAGGCCTTGAAGCCATCGATCCGGCCGGATTCCCGGCCGGCTGGACCGCCTATGGCGACGGCGGCAAGGTGGACGATTCCACCGCCCATGGCGGGAAACGTTCTTTTCTGGCCTCCAGCGATACGACGGCGGTGCTCGGCCTCTGCCAGACCGTCGATTACGAACAGCCCGATACCCGGCCGATTTTTTTCAGCGGCTGGAGCAGGTGCGAACGGACCGCCACCGCCACTTACCAACTGCAACTGGACATCGCCTACGAAGACGGCACCTTCCACTACGGCGCCTATGCCAACTGGCGGCCGACTGCCCACGACTGGGAATATGCCGCCGGATTTTTCCAGCCGGTCAAGCCGGTCAAACAGATCAAATTGTTCGCATTGATCCGTGACGGCCAGGGCGGCAGGGTATGGTTCGACGACCTGAAACTGTCGCGCAACCCGGTGCCGGAATTGGCCAATCTGCTGCCCAATTCCGTCCAGGTCTGCTCCGACCAGCCCTGTTCGGACGGTTTGCTGATCCGCGCCCAGCTCGGTGACAACCGGCCCGGCTGGCGTTGCCGGCTGCTGGCCGGCGGCGAAGAAATCGCCGTGCTGGACAAGCCGGCAGAGGAGACGCTGGCCCGCTGGCATCCGACCGACGTGCTCTTTCACTGGCACCCAACCGATGACCGCCGGCCGGAAGAAGTGGAGCTGACCACGTTCAACGGCGAAACTGCCATGACTTTTCGTTATGCGGCGCCGTCGGGCGAAGCTCAACCCGACATTGCCGCTCTGGAAGCCTGGACCGTGCCGGCAGCCCGGCGACTCTATCCGGACGAATTGAAGACCGACGGCGACGGCACCGTCATCGATCTGGCGCTGGCCCGCCGGGAACGGGAAAATGCCCAACTGGCGCTGCGGCTGCCGCGCCGGGAAACGCTGGATCTGCAAATTATCGCCGGTGATCTGGTCGCCGAAGACGGCGCCCGCTTTCCCGCCTCGGCCATCCGCTGTTATCTCGGCGCCAACCTCTGGAGCCCGACTCCGTCCTTCCATCCGGGCGACCCGCATGCGTCGCGGCCGGGCTGGACGCCGGAACCGTTGATTCCACAGGATAGTTTCACACTGCGCGGCGGTTATACGCAAAGCGTCTGGCTGGAATTCAACGCCGCCGCCGACCAGCCAGCCGGCCTTTACCGGGGAACGGTCGAAGTGAAAAGCGCCGGTCAGACCGTCGCCGCTTTCCCGGTCACCCTGCAGGTCTATTCGTTCGAGCTGCCGGTTCGGCCGACCATGCGGACCGCCTTTGCCCAGATGGACGGCTTCACCCGTTGCGTCTGGCCGGAGATCACGCCGGAACTGCGCCGCAAACTGCTCGACATCATGCTGGATTACAAACTCAATCCGGATGATATTTCCCGGGTCGAACCGCCGGCGGTCACCGATCTGCTCTACGCCCGGTCACGCGGCATGAACGCCTTCTGCGTCACCAATCTGGTCACGCCGATCGAGGAAGGCAGCGAGGCGCTGTGGGTGGCAACCAGTCCGGTCGACGCCTATGGCGATGACTTCAATCGGTCGATCGCCCAACGGCTGGACGATTATGTCGGGGAATTGAAGCGGAACAATCTGGCCGCCGACGGTTATCTCTACGGTTTCGATGAGCGCGGCCCGGAATACGATGAAGTGATCAAGCAGACCTTCCGGTTCGTCAAGGAACGTTATTCGGAATTGAAAACGCTGTCGACGGCGCGTTATCTGTACGAGCAGTGCCGCAATCAGGGGCCGGAATACCAGGACTGGCTCGACTGTTACTGTCCGCTGTCGCCGGATTACGATCCGCAGCATTCCGCCGAGCTGCGACGGAAAGGCAAAGAGGTCTGGTGGTACGTCTGTTACGATCCGCGTTATCCTTACGCGAATTTCGCCGCGATCGATTACCCGCTGATCGAGGGGCGGCTGCTCGCCTGGCAGGGCTGGCAATTCGAAAGCGACGGCCTGCTCTACTGGCATATGAATCAGGACTGGTCGTTCAACCGGCAGATTGCGCGCTGGCAGCCGTTTCTCGACTGGCAGACCACCGGATTCGTCGCCAGCGGCGACGGCAACCTGCTCTACCCGACGCCGGACGGTCCGGTCGCCGGCATCCGGATGATCAGCCTGCGCGACGGCATCGAGGATTACGAATATCTGGCCATCCTTGCCCGGCTGCGCGGCCGCGACGCGGTATTGCCCCATGTCGAAGCGATCAGCCGCTCGATGACCGATTTCTCGCGCGATCCGGTCCGGCTGGAACAGGTCCGCCGCCGGATTGCCGCCGAAATCGAAGCGGCCATTCCGAAACGTTGA
- a CDS encoding type II secretion system protein, whose protein sequence is MQNQSRKNFTLIELLVVIAIIAILASMLLPALGKAKATAQSIKCLNNLKQLGTTNALYQNDYDDWVLSPNLVRDNGWWSYYGILKEEYGYGSGSVVCPAAAGKGTDWDTILDEDEGCYGINYNSTGIVATYELSGRNWWHKPHKAVELASFGTASSLMYAADSYPKSEGVAAGMENWHESILLSVDAGCWPTLKGTSMNAYAVAGRHNNRANMVAIDGHAESVVAAEWLLWEKLWSPLNGASGLYIATGRETPVR, encoded by the coding sequence ATGCAAAATCAGTCCCGAAAGAATTTCACACTGATCGAACTGCTGGTCGTGATCGCCATCATCGCCATTCTCGCCAGCATGCTGCTGCCGGCGCTCGGCAAGGCCAAGGCGACGGCGCAATCAATCAAATGCCTGAACAACCTGAAACAGCTCGGTACCACCAACGCGCTTTATCAGAATGATTACGACGACTGGGTATTGAGTCCGAATCTGGTACGCGACAACGGCTGGTGGTCCTATTACGGCATTCTGAAGGAGGAGTATGGTTACGGCTCCGGCAGCGTCGTCTGCCCGGCCGCCGCCGGCAAAGGCACCGACTGGGACACCATCCTCGACGAGGACGAAGGCTGCTACGGCATCAACTACAACAGCACCGGCATCGTCGCCACCTACGAGCTCAGCGGCCGCAACTGGTGGCACAAGCCGCACAAAGCCGTCGAATTGGCTTCCTTCGGTACGGCGTCTTCGCTGATGTATGCCGCCGACAGTTATCCGAAAAGCGAAGGTGTCGCCGCCGGCATGGAAAACTGGCATGAAAGCATTCTATTGAGCGTCGATGCCGGCTGCTGGCCGACTTTGAAGGGAACCAGCATGAACGCCTATGCGGTGGCCGGCCGGCACAACAACCGCGCCAACATGGTAGCCATCGATGGTCATGCCGAATCGGTCGTCGCCGCCGAATGGCTGCTGTGGGAAAAGTTGTGGAGCCCGTTGAACGGTGCCAGCGGCCTTTATATCGCCACCGGCCGGGAAACGCCGGTTCGCTGA
- a CDS encoding AraC family transcriptional regulator — translation MSETSAIPSLLFSHAGIGAGKAFFGGHNHDGTELVFVRRGHCESVFSREQNSRESLRLTAGVHDLYVIPPRLYHNQINLETTETLYLVFQASRELFDSTLRIIHVTDELVENWLELIVRLDDELQFEQCRGLLYALLNRLKEAERSQRADDRFPPQLNRALAFIERNLADGELSQKEIARSAVISVSYLKKLFLHRLGTSPMTYVQDLRMYRARQLLRNRYLFISEVGVKCGYPSANYFSRVFRRHHNISPEEFRRYLDTGVEREDDQPQHFI, via the coding sequence ATGTCGGAAACGAGTGCCATCCCGTCTTTGCTCTTCTCCCATGCCGGCATCGGTGCCGGCAAGGCATTTTTCGGCGGCCACAATCATGACGGCACGGAACTGGTCTTTGTTCGCCGGGGACATTGCGAATCGGTTTTCAGCCGGGAGCAGAACAGCCGTGAATCGCTGCGGCTGACCGCCGGCGTGCACGATCTGTACGTCATTCCGCCGCGGCTCTATCACAATCAGATCAACCTGGAGACGACCGAAACGCTCTATCTGGTTTTTCAGGCCAGCCGCGAGTTGTTCGACAGTACGCTGCGGATCATCCATGTGACGGACGAACTGGTGGAAAACTGGCTGGAGTTGATCGTCAGACTGGACGATGAACTGCAGTTTGAACAATGCCGCGGACTGCTCTATGCCTTGCTGAACCGGTTGAAGGAGGCCGAACGGTCACAGCGGGCGGACGACAGGTTTCCGCCGCAATTGAACCGGGCTTTGGCCTTCATTGAACGCAATCTGGCCGACGGCGAACTCTCCCAGAAGGAAATTGCCCGCTCGGCAGTGATCAGCGTCAGTTACCTGAAGAAGTTGTTTCTGCACCGTCTCGGCACCAGTCCGATGACTTATGTTCAGGACCTGCGGATGTATCGCGCCAGACAGTTGCTGCGCAACCGCTATTTGTTCATTTCGGAAGTCGGCGTAAAGTGCGGCTATCCGTCGGCGAATTATTTTTCCCGGGTATTCCGCCGGCATCACAATATTTCCCCGGAGGAGTTTCGCCGTTATCTGGACACCGGGGTGGAACGGGAGGACGATCAGCCGCAACATTTTATTTGA
- a CDS encoding MATE family efflux transporter: MARTAAEQRQFQRMTETPIPRLVISLAIPTIFSMLISAVYNMADTFFVAKLGTSATGAVGIVFAIMAIIQSIGFTLGMGSGSLVSRALGRQDKPAADAFASTAFFMAAAAGILLAVSGLVFNAPLMRLLGATPTILPFASAYARYIFFGAATMCCSFVMNNILRAEGKAVLSMVGLGLGGLLNIALDPIFIFVLRWGISGAAIATLLSQCVSFGILLFCFLSGRSITRLSFRHISWHWTTQLDIIKTGLPSFCRQSLASVATVALNVNAAVYGDAAVAAMSIVGRIFFLLLSVLLGFGQGFQPVVGYNYGAKRYERVKEAYFFCLKTGTVGLLLGGSVAFLFAPEIIAFFRNDEAVVAIGAFAFRAQCLVLPLQPLVVITNMLFQSLGKSASATFLSLCRQGIFFLPLIVILPHFFQLTGVQITQTCADILSAGCCLPFVFLFFRELKARCGGNPAPAAAGEAEC; encoded by the coding sequence ATGGCACGAACCGCAGCGGAACAACGCCAATTTCAGCGGATGACCGAAACGCCGATTCCCCGGCTGGTCATCTCTCTGGCGATCCCGACCATTTTCAGCATGCTGATTTCGGCGGTCTACAATATGGCCGACACCTTTTTCGTCGCCAAACTCGGCACCAGCGCCACCGGCGCGGTCGGCATCGTCTTTGCGATCATGGCGATCATTCAGTCGATCGGCTTCACACTCGGCATGGGTTCCGGCAGTCTGGTGTCCCGCGCCCTGGGCCGCCAGGACAAGCCGGCGGCCGACGCCTTCGCCTCGACGGCTTTTTTCATGGCGGCGGCGGCAGGAATTTTACTGGCCGTATCGGGCCTGGTGTTCAACGCGCCGTTGATGCGCCTGCTGGGCGCCACCCCCACCATTCTGCCGTTCGCCAGCGCCTATGCGCGTTACATTTTCTTCGGCGCGGCGACCATGTGCTGTTCGTTCGTCATGAACAACATCCTGCGGGCGGAAGGCAAAGCGGTGCTGTCGATGGTCGGACTCGGACTCGGCGGCTTGCTGAACATCGCCCTCGACCCGATTTTCATTTTCGTCCTGCGCTGGGGCATTTCCGGCGCCGCCATCGCCACCCTGCTCAGCCAGTGCGTCAGTTTCGGCATTCTGCTGTTCTGCTTTCTTTCCGGACGGAGCATCACCAGGCTTTCCTTCCGCCACATCTCCTGGCACTGGACCACCCAGCTCGACATCATCAAAACCGGGCTGCCGTCGTTCTGCCGCCAAAGCCTGGCCAGCGTCGCCACCGTCGCGCTCAACGTCAATGCCGCCGTTTACGGCGACGCCGCCGTCGCCGCCATGTCGATCGTCGGACGGATTTTCTTTCTGCTGCTGTCGGTGCTGCTGGGCTTCGGGCAGGGGTTTCAGCCGGTGGTCGGCTACAACTACGGCGCCAAACGGTATGAGCGGGTCAAAGAAGCCTATTTCTTCTGTCTCAAAACCGGCACGGTCGGCTTGCTGCTCGGCGGCAGCGTCGCCTTTCTTTTCGCACCGGAAATCATCGCGTTCTTTCGTAACGACGAGGCGGTGGTCGCCATCGGCGCCTTCGCCTTCCGGGCCCAATGTCTCGTCCTGCCGCTGCAGCCGTTGGTCGTCATCACCAACATGCTGTTTCAATCGCTCGGCAAATCGGCGTCGGCGACGTTCCTGTCGCTGTGCCGGCAGGGAATCTTTTTCCTGCCGCTGATCGTCATTCTGCCGCACTTTTTCCAGTTGACCGGCGTGCAGATCACCCAGACCTGTGCGGACATCCTTTCGGCCGGTTGCTGCCTTCCGTTTGTGTTTCTGTTCTTCCGGGAATTGAAGGCGCGGTGCGGCGGCAATCCGGCGCCGGCCGCCGCCGGCGAGGCGGAATGCTGA
- a CDS encoding MarR family winged helix-turn-helix transcriptional regulator — translation MKIPFNLLVLKVFNAQKNRIRPLILEIGLSPGQPKILHFLALHDNCRQKELADACDIDPATISKLLNNMEENRLIVRNDVDGDKRAAGIGITARGRRIYRELAERFEAVNAISLQNFSAEEQRQFEIYLCRMYENLTGNRMKF, via the coding sequence ATGAAAATACCGTTCAATCTGCTGGTGTTAAAGGTGTTCAACGCGCAGAAGAACCGGATTCGTCCTTTGATTCTCGAAATCGGCCTGTCGCCCGGCCAGCCGAAAATCCTTCATTTTCTGGCGCTGCACGACAACTGCCGGCAGAAAGAGCTGGCCGACGCCTGCGACATCGATCCGGCGACCATTTCCAAGTTATTGAACAACATGGAGGAAAACCGGCTGATCGTCCGCAACGACGTCGATGGCGACAAACGCGCCGCCGGTATCGGCATCACCGCCAGGGGACGCCGCATTTATCGGGAACTGGCCGAACGTTTTGAAGCGGTCAACGCGATTTCACTGCAGAATTTTTCCGCCGAAGAGCAGCGGCAGTTCGAAATCTACCTCTGCCGCATGTATGAGAACCTGACCGGCAACCGGATGAAATTTTAG
- the ileS gene encoding isoleucine--tRNA ligase, with protein sequence MFKEVSNQVHFPDVECEVLEFWQARKIFEKSLEQRRGAPEFVFYDGPPFATGLPHYGHLLAGTIKDVVPRYQTMRGKYARRTFGWDCHGLPVENEMEKELHLSSKKEIEHYGIDKFNEACRSIVLRYTAEWEKIVTRMGRWVDFRNGYRTMDRDYMESIWWVFKSLWDQDLIYEGYKILPYCPRCATPLSNFEANQGYAEVCDPAITIRFKAADDANTYFLAWTTTPWTLPSNMGLVVGPDIDYVRIEDDGDFYIMAEARVKAYYKEQPNIVERFKGKALEFRRYEPLFPYFAELEHQGAFKVMCGDFVSTEDGTGIVHTAPGFGEDDAAVCKQYRMPEVCPVDEQCCFTAEVPDYEGRPVKSVDNDIIRRLKDEGKLVHRGTIRHNYPHCWRDDVPLIYRAVSTWFVRIDRIKEKMINANRKINWVPAHLKDGRFGKWLENARDWAISRNRYWGTPLPIWRNAEGEAICVGSVAELERLTGRKITDLHKHFVDRLEIPSPSGKSPLTRVPEVLDCWFESGSMPYAQNHYPFENKERFEANYPADFIAEGLDQTRGWFYTLVVLGAALFNQPPFENVVVNGLILAEDGQKMSKRKKNYPDPMEVVNQYGADALRLFMLGSQVVRAEDLKFSESGIREVLRGVMIPMWNAYSFFVTYANVDHYAPNADAAPPLQPSNVLDRWILSSLSQMVEEIGHELDHYNLQKAANRFSQFVDDLTNWYIRRSRRRFWKSQNDADKQEAYATLHHVLVTFAKVAAPFIPLTTEAMYRNLRTESMPESVHLCDFPTAALERRDVELEQQMRSTMTAVSLGRYLRTQSNLKVRQPLARAVIVVADPAIRRMLAGTTGIIAEELNVKKIELGDDEEQLVHRSAKANFKVLGARLGKNMKAAAAAITALTSSQIGEILRGKLYELPLPDGTVVLLTGDDLVIQREEKPGLTVATGDGITIALETKLTPELEAEGFARELVSRIQNLRKELNLAVADRIAVEYDFELPEFERAPVDFAAYIKTETQAVQLTRTPGLQGTALDINGATVMVKITKQ encoded by the coding sequence ATGTTTAAGGAAGTCAGCAATCAAGTTCACTTTCCGGACGTGGAATGTGAAGTTCTGGAATTTTGGCAAGCTCGGAAAATTTTTGAAAAATCGCTGGAACAGCGCCGGGGCGCGCCGGAATTCGTCTTTTACGACGGCCCGCCGTTCGCCACCGGACTGCCGCATTACGGCCATCTGCTGGCCGGCACCATCAAGGATGTCGTGCCGCGTTACCAGACGATGCGCGGCAAATACGCCCGGCGGACCTTCGGCTGGGACTGCCACGGGCTGCCGGTCGAAAATGAAATGGAAAAAGAGCTGCATTTGAGCAGCAAAAAAGAGATCGAACATTACGGGATCGACAAATTCAACGAAGCCTGCCGGTCGATCGTGCTGCGGTATACCGCCGAATGGGAAAAGATCGTCACCCGGATGGGCCGCTGGGTCGATTTCCGCAACGGCTACCGGACGATGGACCGCGACTACATGGAGTCGATCTGGTGGGTATTCAAGTCGCTGTGGGATCAGGATCTGATCTACGAGGGATACAAAATCCTGCCGTATTGTCCGCGTTGCGCGACGCCGCTGTCCAATTTCGAGGCCAACCAGGGCTACGCCGAGGTGTGCGACCCGGCAATCACCATCCGTTTCAAGGCCGCCGACGACGCCAACACCTATTTCCTGGCCTGGACGACGACGCCGTGGACCCTGCCGAGCAACATGGGTCTGGTCGTCGGTCCGGACATCGATTATGTCCGGATCGAGGACGACGGCGACTTCTATATCATGGCGGAAGCGCGGGTCAAGGCCTACTACAAAGAGCAGCCGAACATCGTCGAACGCTTCAAAGGCAAGGCGCTGGAATTCCGGCGGTATGAACCGTTGTTCCCGTACTTTGCCGAGCTGGAACACCAGGGCGCTTTCAAGGTGATGTGCGGCGATTTCGTCAGCACGGAAGACGGCACCGGCATCGTCCATACCGCGCCGGGCTTCGGCGAAGACGACGCAGCGGTCTGCAAACAGTACCGGATGCCGGAAGTCTGTCCGGTCGACGAACAATGCTGCTTCACCGCCGAAGTGCCCGACTACGAAGGCCGGCCGGTCAAGTCGGTCGACAACGATATCATCCGCCGGCTCAAGGACGAGGGCAAACTGGTGCACCGCGGCACCATCCGGCACAATTACCCGCACTGCTGGCGGGACGACGTGCCGTTGATCTACCGGGCGGTCTCCACCTGGTTCGTCCGGATCGACCGGATCAAGGAAAAGATGATCAATGCCAACCGGAAGATCAACTGGGTGCCGGCCCATCTCAAAGACGGCCGTTTCGGCAAATGGCTGGAAAATGCCCGCGACTGGGCGATCAGCCGCAACCGTTACTGGGGCACGCCGCTGCCGATCTGGCGCAATGCCGAAGGCGAAGCGATCTGCGTCGGTTCGGTGGCCGAGCTCGAACGGTTGACCGGCCGGAAAATCACCGATCTGCACAAGCATTTCGTCGACCGGTTGGAAATTCCGTCGCCGAGCGGCAAATCGCCGCTGACCCGGGTACCGGAGGTGCTGGACTGCTGGTTTGAAAGCGGTTCGATGCCGTATGCCCAGAATCATTATCCGTTCGAGAATAAGGAGCGGTTCGAAGCCAATTACCCGGCCGATTTCATCGCCGAGGGATTGGACCAGACCCGCGGCTGGTTTTATACGCTGGTGGTGCTCGGCGCGGCACTGTTCAATCAGCCGCCGTTTGAAAATGTCGTCGTCAACGGCCTGATCCTGGCGGAAGACGGCCAGAAAATGTCGAAGCGCAAGAAAAATTATCCGGACCCGATGGAGGTCGTCAACCAGTACGGCGCCGACGCCCTGCGGCTGTTCATGCTCGGGAGCCAGGTGGTCCGGGCCGAAGACCTCAAATTTTCCGAGAGCGGCATCCGGGAAGTGCTGCGCGGCGTGATGATTCCGATGTGGAACGCCTACAGTTTCTTCGTCACCTACGCCAATGTCGACCACTACGCGCCGAACGCCGACGCCGCGCCGCCGCTGCAGCCGTCCAACGTGCTCGACCGCTGGATATTAAGTTCTCTTTCGCAGATGGTCGAGGAGATCGGGCACGAACTGGATCACTACAATTTGCAGAAAGCCGCCAACCGTTTCAGCCAATTTGTCGACGACCTGACCAACTGGTATATCCGCCGTAGCCGCCGCCGTTTCTGGAAGAGCCAGAACGATGCGGACAAGCAGGAAGCCTACGCGACTCTGCATCATGTGCTGGTCACCTTCGCCAAAGTGGCGGCGCCGTTTATTCCGCTCACCACCGAAGCGATGTACCGGAATTTGCGGACCGAGTCGATGCCGGAATCGGTGCACCTGTGCGATTTTCCGACCGCTGCCCTCGAGCGGCGGGATGTCGAACTGGAGCAGCAGATGCGCAGTACGATGACCGCCGTCTCGCTTGGCCGCTACCTGCGGACGCAGAGCAATTTGAAGGTTCGCCAGCCGTTGGCGCGCGCCGTCATCGTCGTCGCCGATCCGGCCATCCGGCGCATGCTGGCCGGAACCACCGGCATCATCGCCGAGGAGCTCAACGTCAAGAAAATCGAACTGGGCGACGATGAAGAACAACTGGTGCACCGCTCGGCCAAAGCCAATTTCAAAGTGCTCGGCGCCCGGCTGGGCAAGAATATGAAAGCGGCCGCCGCCGCCATCACGGCGCTGACTTCGTCGCAAATCGGTGAAATCCTGCGCGGCAAATTGTACGAGCTGCCGCTGCCGGACGGCACGGTCGTACTGCTGACCGGTGACGATCTGGTCATTCAGCGCGAGGAAAAACCCGGCCTGACGGTAGCAACCGGCGACGGCATCACCATCGCGCTGGAAACCAAACTGACGCCGGAACTGGAAGCCGAAGGATTCGCCCGCGAGCTGGTCAGCCGGATCCAGAATCTGCGCAAAGAGCTGAATCTGGCGGTGGCCGACCGCATCGCGGTCGAATACGATTTCGAGCTGCCGGAATTCGAACGGGCGCCGGTCGACTTCGCCGCTTACATCAAAACCGAAACGCAGGCGGTGCAATTGACCCGGACCCCCGGTCTGCAGGGCACCGCCCTGGATATCAACGGCGCGACGGTTATGGTCAAAATCACCAAACAGTAA